In a genomic window of Micromonospora cremea:
- a CDS encoding LPXTG cell wall anchor domain-containing protein, giving the protein MIRPKSPFRRTAAIAAGALLGIGAMTTFAAPASAHHPEPSGTYCLAADGQATVTWKVGNSEDIDAEITSVKSTVPGDFSDGDLKVGATLPAKGGDLLTATQTHTFTEKNPKIELFVEARWERPDRIVTEHRTVAATEAGTCAAEPTPTPTATPTESPTPTPSPTTASPSPSQPPTESPSPTPTVTPAPAEPVGTVESTCDSLTFTIENPADGKTVVLTLTPNKGEAKTLTVEPGKTGSVSFAATEGLTVTPAADGLDDTEPIAWEQPAECDEGEGGGLPLTGTNTTLIAGGAVVLLAAGAGLFVMARRRRLRFTV; this is encoded by the coding sequence GTGATCCGTCCGAAGTCTCCGTTCCGGCGCACCGCGGCCATCGCCGCCGGCGCGCTGCTCGGCATCGGCGCCATGACGACGTTCGCCGCGCCGGCGAGCGCCCACCACCCCGAGCCCTCCGGCACCTACTGCCTGGCCGCCGACGGCCAGGCAACGGTCACGTGGAAGGTCGGCAACAGCGAGGACATCGATGCCGAGATCACCTCGGTCAAGTCGACCGTCCCCGGCGACTTCAGCGATGGCGACCTGAAGGTCGGTGCCACCCTCCCAGCGAAGGGTGGGGACCTCCTCACCGCCACCCAGACCCACACCTTCACCGAGAAGAACCCGAAGATCGAGCTGTTCGTCGAGGCGCGCTGGGAGCGTCCGGACCGGATCGTGACCGAGCACCGGACGGTGGCAGCCACCGAGGCTGGCACCTGCGCCGCGGAGCCCACCCCGACGCCGACCGCCACCCCGACGGAGTCCCCCACCCCGACCCCGTCCCCCACCACCGCGTCTCCGTCGCCGAGCCAGCCGCCGACCGAGAGCCCGAGCCCGACGCCGACCGTCACCCCGGCGCCTGCCGAGCCGGTGGGCACCGTCGAGTCGACCTGCGACAGCCTCACCTTCACGATCGAGAACCCGGCCGACGGTAAGACCGTCGTCCTCACGCTGACCCCGAACAAGGGCGAGGCCAAGACGCTGACCGTCGAGCCCGGCAAGACCGGCTCCGTCTCCTTCGCCGCGACCGAGGGTCTCACCGTCACGCCGGCCGCCGACGGCCTCGACGACACCGAGCCGATCGCCTGGGAGCAGCCGGCCGAGTGCGACGAGGGCGAGGGTGGCGGCCTGCCGCTCACCGGCACGAACACCACCCTGATCGCTGGCGGCGCCGTCGTCCTGCTGGCCGCCGGCGCGGGCCTCTTCGTGATGGCTCGTCGTCGCCGGCTCCGGTTCACCGTCTGA
- the recG gene encoding ATP-dependent DNA helicase RecG, with translation MSEPATVDTPLKKLVGDKTAKALAAHLDLHTAGDLVYHFPRRYDERGEHTDIRSLDVGEQVTVLAQVQRTAVRPMRQRRGNLLEVTVGDGSGGLLTLTFFGNQAWRERELRPGRWGLFAGKVTEFRGKRQLNGPEYVLLGEGGDGEAAVSDEIEEFAGALIPVYPAAAAVPTWVIARCVRVVLDTFTPPEDPVPGTVRASRNLVGLGTALREIHRPSSKEDLYRARHRLKWDEAFAVQLTLVQRKHRAADWPARPRPARPGGLLDAFDARLPYELTAGQRDVGVEIAADLAAPHPMHRLLQGEVGSGKTVVALRAMLQVVDAGGQAALLAPTEVLAAQHHRGMLDLLGPLGRAGELDSAEHATRVELVTGSLGAAARRRALGEVASGAAGIVLGTHALLYEGVDFADLGLVVVDEQHRFGVEQRDALRAKAEQPPHVLVMTATPIPRTVAMTVYGDLEVSTLSQLPRGRSPIASHVVPAAEKPAFLDRAWRRLREEVAAGHQAYVVCPRIGEGPASEEEPPPVDDNGRRPPLAVTEVAPLLADGPLHGLRIGVLHGRLPADEKDAVMRSFAAGDLDVLVATTVVEVGVDVPNATVMIVLDADRFGVSQLHQLRGRVGRGAAAGLCLLVSEAAEGSPARDRLDAVASTGDGFKLAELDLEQRREGDVLGATQSGRRSHLRLLSLLRDADLIRDARAEAIALVEEDPELTRHPALAASVTALVDEDRAEYLEKG, from the coding sequence ATGAGCGAACCGGCCACGGTGGACACCCCGCTGAAGAAGCTGGTCGGGGACAAGACGGCCAAGGCACTGGCCGCCCACCTCGACCTGCACACCGCGGGTGATCTCGTCTACCACTTCCCGCGCCGCTACGACGAGCGTGGCGAGCACACCGACATCCGCTCGCTGGACGTCGGCGAACAGGTCACCGTGCTGGCGCAGGTGCAGCGCACCGCGGTGCGCCCGATGCGCCAACGCCGGGGCAACCTACTGGAGGTGACCGTCGGCGACGGCTCCGGAGGGCTGCTGACGCTGACCTTCTTCGGCAACCAGGCGTGGCGCGAGCGGGAGCTGCGTCCGGGCCGGTGGGGATTGTTCGCCGGCAAGGTCACCGAGTTCCGGGGCAAGCGTCAGCTCAACGGCCCGGAGTACGTCCTGCTCGGCGAGGGCGGCGACGGCGAGGCGGCGGTCAGCGACGAGATCGAGGAGTTCGCCGGCGCGCTGATCCCCGTCTACCCGGCCGCGGCGGCGGTGCCGACCTGGGTGATCGCCCGCTGCGTGCGGGTGGTGCTGGACACCTTCACCCCGCCGGAGGACCCGGTGCCGGGCACGGTGCGGGCCAGCCGCAACCTGGTCGGGCTGGGCACCGCGCTGCGGGAGATCCACCGGCCGAGCAGCAAGGAGGACCTCTACCGGGCGCGGCACCGGCTCAAGTGGGACGAGGCGTTCGCCGTCCAGTTGACCCTGGTGCAGCGCAAGCACCGAGCCGCCGACTGGCCGGCCCGCCCCCGCCCGGCGCGCCCCGGTGGGCTGCTGGACGCCTTCGACGCCCGGCTGCCGTACGAGCTGACCGCCGGTCAGCGTGACGTCGGCGTGGAGATCGCCGCCGACCTGGCCGCCCCGCATCCGATGCACCGGTTGTTGCAGGGCGAGGTGGGCTCGGGCAAGACGGTGGTGGCGCTGCGGGCGATGCTCCAGGTGGTGGACGCGGGCGGCCAGGCGGCGCTGCTGGCCCCCACCGAGGTGCTGGCCGCACAGCACCACCGCGGCATGCTCGACCTCCTCGGGCCGCTCGGGCGGGCCGGCGAGCTGGATTCCGCCGAGCACGCCACCCGCGTGGAGCTGGTCACCGGCTCGCTCGGCGCGGCCGCTCGCCGCCGGGCTCTCGGCGAGGTGGCCAGCGGCGCCGCCGGCATCGTGCTCGGCACCCACGCGCTGCTCTACGAGGGAGTGGACTTCGCCGACCTCGGCCTGGTGGTGGTCGACGAGCAGCACCGCTTCGGGGTAGAGCAGCGCGACGCGCTGCGGGCCAAGGCCGAGCAGCCGCCGCACGTGCTGGTGATGACGGCCACCCCGATCCCGCGCACGGTGGCGATGACCGTCTACGGCGACCTGGAGGTCTCCACCCTCTCCCAGCTGCCCCGGGGGCGCTCGCCGATCGCCTCGCACGTGGTGCCGGCCGCCGAGAAGCCGGCCTTCCTGGACCGGGCCTGGCGCCGGCTGCGCGAGGAGGTGGCCGCCGGCCACCAGGCGTACGTGGTGTGCCCGCGGATCGGAGAGGGGCCGGCTTCGGAGGAGGAGCCGCCGCCGGTGGACGACAACGGCCGCCGGCCGCCGCTGGCCGTGACCGAGGTGGCCCCGCTGCTGGCCGACGGGCCGCTGCACGGGCTGCGGATCGGGGTGCTGCACGGCCGGCTGCCGGCCGACGAGAAGGACGCGGTGATGCGCTCCTTCGCCGCCGGCGATCTGGACGTGCTGGTGGCCACCACCGTGGTCGAGGTCGGCGTGGACGTGCCCAACGCGACCGTGATGATCGTGCTGGACGCCGACCGCTTCGGTGTCTCCCAACTGCACCAGTTGCGCGGCCGGGTCGGCCGGGGCGCCGCGGCAGGGCTCTGCCTGCTGGTCAGCGAGGCGGCCGAGGGGTCGCCGGCCCGGGACCGGCTGGACGCGGTCGCCTCCACCGGCGACGGCTTCAAGCTCGCCGAGCTGGATCTGGAGCAGCGCCGCGAGGGCGATGTGCTGGGTGCCACCCAGTCCGGGCGGCGCTCACACCTGCGGCTGCTGTCCCTGCTGCGCGACGCCGACCTGATTCGCGATGCACGCGCCGAGGCGATCGCCCTGGTCGAGGAGGACCCCGAGCTGACCCGGCATCCGGCGCTGGCCGCGTCGGTCACCGCCCTGGTCGACGAGGACCGCGCCGAATACCTGGAAAAGGGCTGA
- a CDS encoding YceD family protein yields the protein MPKHSPSTLDPRSPLVLDTRDLPRRPGALRTVQRVVPAPADLGVELIGVPEGADLDLDLRLESVSEGVLVSGAITGPVRGECGRCLREINDSMAVTIQELYAYENSTTDATTEEDEVGRMQGDLIDLEPALRDALVLTLPTNPLCREDCPGLCPECGTHWDDLPADHSHQQIDPRWVGLSQLTRTEE from the coding sequence ATGCCCAAACACTCGCCATCGACACTCGACCCCAGGTCGCCGCTGGTCCTCGACACGAGGGACCTGCCGCGCCGGCCTGGCGCGTTGCGTACCGTCCAGCGGGTCGTGCCGGCACCGGCGGACCTCGGTGTGGAGTTGATCGGCGTTCCGGAGGGCGCGGACCTCGACCTCGACCTGAGGCTGGAGTCGGTGTCCGAGGGCGTGCTCGTCTCCGGGGCCATCACCGGTCCCGTCCGGGGCGAGTGCGGGCGCTGCCTGCGCGAGATCAACGACTCGATGGCCGTGACGATCCAGGAGCTGTACGCGTACGAGAACAGCACCACGGACGCCACGACCGAGGAGGACGAGGTGGGCCGGATGCAGGGCGATCTGATCGACCTGGAGCCGGCGCTGCGGGACGCGTTGGTGCTCACGCTGCCGACCAACCCGCTCTGCCGGGAGGACTGCCCAGGACTGTGCCCCGAATGCGGGACGCACTGGGACGATCTGCCGGCCGACCACAGTCACCAGCAGATCGACCCGCGTTGGGTGGGCCTGTCGCAACTGACCCGTACAGAGGAGTAA
- the rpmF gene encoding 50S ribosomal protein L32 has translation MAVPKRKMSRSNTRSRRANWKATVVATVACPQCKSPKLPHAACSVCGTYNGRQVIEV, from the coding sequence GTGGCCGTCCCGAAGCGCAAGATGTCGCGCAGCAACACCCGGTCCCGCCGGGCGAACTGGAAGGCGACCGTGGTCGCGACCGTCGCGTGCCCGCAGTGCAAGTCCCCCAAGCTGCCGCACGCCGCTTGCTCCGTCTGCGGCACCTACAACGGCCGCCAGGTCATCGAGGTCTGA
- the coaD gene encoding pantetheine-phosphate adenylyltransferase — MRRAVCPGSFDPVTNGHLDIIGRASRLFDEVIVGVLINQSKSGLFTVEERIDMLREVTASYGNVRVESFRGLLVDFCRAQQASVLIKGLRAVSDFDYELQMAQMNIGLAGVETLFMPTNPLYSFLSSSLVKDVAKWGGDISAHVPDPVREALQSRLGPRP, encoded by the coding sequence ATGAGACGTGCGGTGTGCCCCGGCTCGTTCGATCCGGTCACCAACGGACACCTCGACATCATCGGCCGGGCCAGTCGGCTCTTCGACGAGGTGATCGTCGGCGTGCTGATAAACCAGTCGAAGAGTGGCCTCTTCACCGTCGAGGAGCGGATCGACATGCTCCGCGAGGTGACCGCCTCGTACGGCAACGTGCGGGTCGAGTCGTTCCGGGGGCTGCTGGTCGACTTCTGCCGGGCCCAGCAGGCGAGCGTGCTGATCAAGGGCCTGCGGGCGGTCAGCGACTTCGACTACGAGCTGCAGATGGCCCAGATGAACATCGGGCTGGCCGGCGTCGAGACGCTGTTCATGCCGACCAACCCGCTCTACTCGTTCCTCTCCTCCAGTCTGGTCAAGGACGTGGCCAAGTGGGGCGGCGACATCTCCGCCCACGTCCCCGACCCGGTCCGCGAAGCCCTCCAGTCCCGCCTCGGTCCCCGCCCCTGA
- the rsmD gene encoding 16S rRNA (guanine(966)-N(2))-methyltransferase RsmD, giving the protein MTRIVAGTLGGRRIAAPPGAGTRPTSDRVREALFSAVEAEADLDGTRFADLYAGSGAVGLEALSRGARHVLLVESDARAARVIRENVAALRAGSAVRLVTGKVATVLAAGPDGGPYDVVFADPPYAVPDAEITALLTTLVDGGWLASDALVVLERSSRTGPVEWVDGITAERSRRYGETTLWYGRRS; this is encoded by the coding sequence GTGACCCGGATCGTGGCCGGGACGCTCGGCGGCCGGCGGATCGCCGCGCCCCCCGGCGCCGGCACCCGACCCACCTCCGACCGGGTCCGGGAGGCGCTGTTCAGCGCCGTCGAGGCCGAGGCCGATCTCGACGGCACCCGCTTCGCCGACCTGTACGCCGGCTCCGGCGCGGTCGGGCTGGAGGCGCTCTCCCGGGGCGCCCGGCACGTGCTGCTGGTCGAGTCCGACGCTCGGGCGGCCCGGGTGATCCGCGAGAACGTGGCCGCCCTGCGGGCCGGTTCCGCCGTCCGCCTGGTGACCGGCAAGGTGGCGACCGTGCTGGCCGCCGGCCCGGACGGTGGGCCGTACGACGTCGTCTTCGCCGACCCGCCGTACGCGGTGCCGGACGCGGAGATCACCGCGCTGCTGACCACGCTGGTCGACGGCGGCTGGCTGGCGAGCGACGCCCTGGTGGTGCTGGAGCGGTCCAGCCGCACCGGGCCGGTCGAGTGGGTGGACGGGATCACGGCCGAGCGCAGTCGCCGTTACGGCGAGACCACGCTTTGGTACGGTCGCCGATCATGA